A genome region from Triticum aestivum cultivar Chinese Spring chromosome 2B, IWGSC CS RefSeq v2.1, whole genome shotgun sequence includes the following:
- the LOC123038812 gene encoding transcription factor E2FC, whose protein sequence is MDGSPSLPLPLPRPRPAHRPPLPPQVFLRCPAPPRGAVPAAPPHVHYFRAPSPIPVYSPRLPGPRYIAARPPTPPPPAPAAAAAAPPRPPQASPAQLLPPPRPPQPVYENVVPPARRRGRPKSKAPENEQKIEIENAQSEVGKGEISQGHHKESTTGPTKGIKRARKPHASIEGDAANNCRYDSSLGLLTKKFINLLKGAEDGTLDLNKAVEILEVQKRRIYDITNVLEGVDLIEKGLKNMIRWKGFDMLLPKEMELQTSALKEELDSSHDEECRLDEEIREAQEKLLALKLNKDKKKWLYLSKEDICKIPHLQGSTLIAINAPHGTCVEAPDPNADMDICKDLESQEKHYQLLLRSSMGPIDCFLISDHQGVSDPEQVAQDNLDHASTAGGSDAPRPVDDHPSQAPEKGEGDTVGKHTSEPSSTHEPMSGILKILLPDTDVDADYWLASDIDATMTETWAT, encoded by the exons ATGGACGGCTCCCCCAGCCTCCCCCTCCCGCTCCCGCGCCCGCGCCCCGCCCACCGGCCCCCGCTCCCGCCGCAGGTCTTCCTCCgatgccccgcgccgccgcggggcgccgtccccgccgcgccgccgcacgtGCACTACTTCCGCGCCCCGTCGCCCATCCCAGTGTACTCCCCGCGGCTCCCCGGGCCCCGCTACATCGCCGCTCGCCCCCCGACGCCGCCCCCTCccgcgcccgctgccgccgccgcggcgcccCCGCGGCCGCCCCAGGCCTCCCCCGCGCAGCTGCTGCCGCCTCCGAGGCCGCCGCAGCCGGTGTACGAGAACGTCgtgccgccggccaggaggagaggGAGACCCAAGTCCAAGGCGCCG GAAAATGAGCAGAAAATTGAAATAGAAAATGCCCAGTCTGAAGTTGGGAAGGGAGAGATTAGTCAAGGGCATCATAAGGAGAGTACCACTGGACCAACAAAAGGTATCAAGCGAGCAAGAAAACCACATGCATCAATTGAAG GAGATGCAGCAAACAACTGCCGCTATGACAGTTCACTAG GTCTGCTGACAAAGAAATTCATCAACCTGCTTAAAGGAGCAGAAGATGGAACCCTTGATTTAAATAAAGCAGTTGAGATACTGGAG GTGCAAAAGCGGAGGATATATGATATAACAAATGTCCTGGAAGGTGTAGATTTAATTGAAAAGGGCCTGAAGAATATGATTCGTTGGAA GGGATTTGACATGTTACTGCCCAAGGAGATGGAGCTCCAAACTTCTGCACTGAAG GAGGAACTGGACTCATCACATGATGAAGAATGCAGGTTGGATGAGGAAATACG AGAAGCACAAGAGAAACTGCTGGCGCTCAAACTAAATAAGGACAAAAAAAA GTGGTTGTATCTTTCCAAGGAAGATATTTGTAAGATTCCTCACTTACAG GGATCCACTCTTATTGCAATAAATGCTCCTCACGGAACCTGTGTTGAGGCTCCAGATCCTAATGCG GATATGGACATCTGCAAGGACCTGGAATCTCAAGAAAAGCATTACCAGCTTCTCTTGAGAAGTTCAATGGGTCCCATTGATTGCTTTTTGATAAG TGACCATCAGGGGGTATCCGACCCAGAGCAGGTGGCACAAGACAATTTGGATCATGCATCCACAGCTGGAGGTTCAGAtgctccaaggccggtggatgatCATCCAAGTCAAGCTCCCGAAAAGGGAGAGGGCGACACTGTCGGCAAGCATACATCGGAACCATCCAGTACACATGAACCGATGTCTGGCATTCTGAAAATCTTACTGCCAGATACTGAT GTTGATGCTGATTACTGGCTCGCATCTGACATTGACGCTACCATGACTGAAACATGGGCCACTTAG